A region of the Pseudomonas anguilliseptica genome:
CAGACGCAGGTCGAGGACTGGCTGGCCCAGCCAGCCGAAAAGCGCCAACCCTGGTTCGCCCGGGCCGATCTGCGTACCAGCGCAGCCCTGCTGCTGCTCGAACAGGCGGCACTGCGCCGGCAACTGTTACTGGCTCAGGATGAGCTTAAGCGCCGCTACCTCAGCGGCCGAGATGGCGTTGACCCCACATTGAACAAGGCCGGTGGCGCGTTGCAGCAGATCCTCGCCAATAGCGGTTTTCTCAGTCGCCCGGCGGAGTTGCTTGAAGGCGGCTACGGCCTGCCGCAGCGCGCCGAATGGCAACGACTGGAAACCGAGAGCCAGATGCGGCAGCAGCAATTGCGTCAGCTCAGCGACAACCTCGACCAGGAAGTGCGCACCCTGCTGGAGCCGGCTCGTTTGGCCGAGCTACAAGCCACTGAAACCAACCTGACACAACTGGGCAAGCATCTGCGCGCCCTGCACAAAGCCGGCGGCGGCCTGCAGTTGCCCTAGTGAACTGTCTGTAAAATTCGTTAATCCAATGCCGGGCCAGTATACTGCGCGCTCTATCGTCATGAATTGAGCTCCCATATGGCCCGGCCAGCAGCCCCATTCTTCTTGAGTCCCAGTGATGCCGACATGCTGCAAGGCTGGTTACGCATGGGATCGCTGCCTCAGAGCATCGGCCAGCGGGCCAGAATTCTGTTGCTGCTGGCCAACGGTCTCACGCCCAAGGAGATCAGCGTGCAGCTGCAAGTCTCTGCGCCAGTGGTCTTCAAATGGCGTAAACGCTACCAGGAGACCGGTCTGGAGGGGCTGAGTGACCTGCGGCGCAGTGGAGCGCCTCGCAAGCTCAACGAAGCGAAGATCAAGGAAATCCTGACGCTGACGACCCAGCGAGTCCCGCGCGAAGCTACCCACTGGAGCCTACGGTTGATGGCCAAGTACGCTGGGGTCAGCATCTGGCAGGTCGCACAGGTGTGGGCTGCTGCCGACCTCAAGCCGCACCGGTTGAAAACCTTCAAGATCAGTAACGACCCGCACTTTGCAGACAAAGTGGTCGATGTCGTCGGGCTCTATTTGAATCCGCCCGACAACGCCCTGGTGCTATCTGTTGACGAAAAAACACAGATCCAGGCGCTGGACCGCACACAGCCCATGCTGCCGCTCAAGCCCGGGCAGATTGAGCGGCGGACGCATGACTATAAGCGCCACGGTACGGCCAGTCTGTACGCAGCCTTTGACATCCTGACGGGTAAGGTCATCGGCCGTATCACCCAGCGGCACAGGGCCAAGGAGTTTTTGGAGTTCCTTCGACAGATCGACCGCAGCACCCCCGCCGAGCTGGACCTGCATGTAATTCTGGACAACAGCTCGACTCACAAGACCGCTGCCGTCAGGGAATGGCTGGAGAAGCATCCCCGTTTCAAGCTGCACTTCACACCGACCAGCGCCTCGTGGCTGAACGCCGTGGAGGGCTGGTTTGCGCAACTGGAAAGACGGGCGCTTTATCGTGATGCCTTCAGCAGCGTGGCTGACCTGAGAGCGGCGATACGTCGCTTCATTGAGGCTCATAACGAACATTCGGCTAAGCCGTTCCGCTGGAGCAAAACGGCTGAGTCGATTATCAGCTCCGTGCATCGAGCAAAGCTGGCTGTAATTCGGAATGAGTTATTGGATTAACCAGACAGGCCGCTAGTCCATGAGTTCCTGATATTCCTCGGGCAACTGCGGGTCGAGGTGCAGCCAGGGCAGACGGCTTTGCACCCAGATATGCCGATCCGCCGGGGCCTGCTCCGGTGCGTCCAGCGTTGCGACGGTCACATCCAGGGTTTCCGGACTGAGTTGGGTGAACAACGCCAGATGTGCGCCGCATTGCCCACAGAAATAGCGCGTGCAGCTGGACGATGAGGAGTACTCGCGCGGCATGCCGGCCAGCCAGCGAAAGCTCGCCAGCGGCACGGTGATCCAGGTGGTGACGATGCCACCCGTGCTGCGTCGGCAGATGCTGCAATGACAGTGGGCGATGTCCTGCAGTGGCGCCGCGAACTGATAGCGCATGGCCCCGCAGTGGCAACCGCCTTGATGGAAAGCAGACATAGGGCGTTCTCGTCGTGACGGTCAGATAAACCAGCCTAATCCCGACGTCGATCTTGCGTCACCCCCTGCGCCTGCTCAAGATGGCGGCTTGCCTGTGGCTGGAGGTTGCCGTGCTGGAGCTGTTGTTGGCCTTGTGGCCGCTGTTTGCCTTGATCGTCGCCGGGTATTACCTGCGCCGCTGGGCGTTCCCCAATGAGGCGTTCTGGCCGGGTGCCGAGCGACTGAACTATTTCATGCTGTTCCCGGCGCTGCTGTTCAGCAGCCTGGCAACCGCGCCGCTGGATAATCCGGCGTTGCCGCGCCTGGGTTTGGCCGTGCTGTTGGCGCTGGGTATCGCCTGGCTGGCACTGCTGCTGGTGCGACGCGTACGGGGCTGGCCAGTGGGGCGTTTTGGCGCGTTCAGCCAAGGCATTCTGCGGTTCAACACCTACCTCGGCCTGGCGGCGGTGGGCAGCCTGTTCGGCCAGGAAGGCCTGACTCTGGCGGCCATCATGCTCGCCCTGATGGTGCCGACGGTGAATGTGCTGTCAGTCTGGTCGCTGACCGCTGACCGCTGACCGCTGACCGCTGACCGCCGAGCGTGGCGTCAGTGCGCGCAGCCTGTTGCTGCCGATCCTGAAGAATCCGTTGATCCTTGCCTGCCTGGGCGGTGCGCTGGTCAACCTCAGTGGCCTTGGCCTGCCGGGCGGCAGTGACCGGCTGCTCAGTCTGTTGGCTGCTGCCAGCCTGCCGTTGGGTCTGCTTTGCGTTGGCGCGGCGCTGAAACCTGAACAGTTGGGCGGCGAGATTCCGGCCCTGGGGTGGAACAGCCTGCTGCGTCTGCTGGGCATGCCGATGCTGGCCTGGGCGGTGGCCTATGGTCTGCAGTTACCGGCGATGGAAAGCACCGTGTTGGTGCTGTTCTTTGCTTTGCCAACTGCGCCCACGGCCTATGTATTGACCCGACAGCTGGGCGGTGACAGCCAACTGATGGCCGGCATCATCACCTTGCAGACCTTGCTGGCGGCGGCCAGTTTGCCGCTGTTGTTGCTGCTGGTGGCGGGTTGATTCATATCCCGGGGAGGGTCAGGCGGACGGCTGGCGCTTGGTGATGCAGATAAATTACTGTATTTATATACAGTAATTTATGGAGCCAGCCCATGTCCGTTTCTCTGCCCCCACGCGGTCGCGGTACCGCCAGTAATCCGCATAACCGCTTTGCCTCGCAGCGCATTATCGCCACTGACGATGGCTGGCTGCAGGAGGTGCCGCCCAGCCGGGCGACCGAGGTGCGCAGTGAAACCGCGAAAAGCATCATCACCCGCAACCAGTCTCCGGACCTGCCGTTTGACCGCTCGCTCAATCCCTACCGCGGCTGTGAACATGGCTGCATTTATTGCTACGCCAGGCCCAGCCACGCTTACTGGGACCTGTCGGCAGGGCTGGATTTCGAAACCAAGCTGATCGCCAAGACCAATGCCGTGGCCCTGCTTGAACAGCAGCTGAGCAAGCCTGGCTATGTCTGTGCGCCGATCAACCTGGGTTCCAACACCGATCCTTATCAACCGATCGAGCGTCAGCACCTGCTGACTCGCAACAGCCTCAAGGTACTGCTCGACTACCGTCACCCAGTCACTATCGTCACCAAGGGTGCGTTGATTCTGCGCGATCTCGATCTGCTCACCGAGCTGGCGCAGCAGCGTCTGGTGGCGGTGATGATCAGCCTGACCACTCTGGACGACGAACTCAAACGCATCATGGAACCGCGCGCCGCTGCGCCGGCAGCGCGCCTGCGGGCGATCCGCGTACTGCGTGACAAGCGTATTCCGGTCGGTGTGCTGTGCTCGCCGATGATCCCGATGATCAACGACATGGAACTGGAGCACTTGCTGACGGCTGCCAAGGAGGCTGGTGCGCAAAGTGCCAATTACATGCTGTTGCGCCTGCCGCGTGAAGTAGCGCCGTTATTCGAAGAGTGGTTGCAGGCGCACTATCCGCAGCGCGCCGAGCATGTACTGAGCCTGATCCGGCAGAGCCGTGGCGGCGCGCTTTATGACAGCCGCTTTGGTCAGCGTTTTCGTGGTGAAGGGGCGTTTGCCGAACTGCTCGCGCAACGTTTTGCCCAGGCCAGCAAGCGCCTGGGCCTGAATCGACGCGAAGCGTTTAACCTGGACTGCACGCGCTTCTGTCCGCCGGGTGGTCAGCTTGCGCTGCTCTAACGGGCAGGCACCGTTAACGGTTGCCGTCAGGGTTCGAGGCAGTAACACTTGGCATGTGACTTGCCAGCCTGCTTGGCTGTCGCTTTAGCAGGTTTTTTCAGGTTCAGAGGTCGCAAACATGCCATACAAGCATCAGTTGATTCCGCTGCAAGGGCGCACAGGCACTGAGAGTGCCGAGGAAGCCCTGCAGACCATCGTCGATGGTTTCAAGCGCTTTCGCAGCGAAATCTTTCCGCAGCAGGAAGAACTGTTCAAAAAGCTCGCCACTGCGCAGAACCCGCGCGCGATGTTTATCACCTGCGCCGACTCGCGGGTGGTGCCGGAGTTGATCACTCAGAGCTCGCCGGGCGACCTGTTCGTCAACCGTAACGTTGGCAATGTGGTGCCGGCCTACGGGCAGATGATGGGCGGGGTATCCACTGCCATCGAGTACGCGGTGCTGGCGTTGGGCGTGCAGCACATCATTGTCTGCGGCCACTCTGACTGCGGTGCGATGAAGGCCGTGCTGGCCCCCGAAACCCTGGAGAGCATGCCGACGGTGAAGGCCTGGCTGCGCCACAGCGAAGTGGCGCTCAAGGTGGTCGAGGCGAACTGCGGCTGCGAAGGCCATGACAGGCTGGGCATTCTCACCGAGGAGAACGTGGTGGCGCAGCTTAATCACCTGTGCCGCCACCCGTCGGTGGCGGCACGCGTGGCCAGCGGCCAGCTGTTTATCCACGGCTGGGTGTATGACATCGAAACCAGCGAGATCAAGGCTTACGACGCGGAGAAAGGCGAATTCCGCCTGATCGGCGACGGCCCACTGCCGATGGCCACCCCCCGCGCGCGCTACCTGCCAAGCAGCTAGCAGGCTGTTGAAAAACTACCTGCGTTGGCAATACTTCGTTAAAAACGGCCTCGCCTACATTTTTCAACGGCCTGCAAGTCAGCAAACGCGCGAGGGGTTAAGGCCTGCTAACCCGCCGCGCGGGTTTCATCCAGCTGCAGCTCAACCCCGAGCTGTCGCGACAGGCACGGCCAGCGCTGCCAGGCCGCGTCGGTTTGTGGGTTGTGCAGGCGCTCGCGGTAGGCCTGCACCGAGTCCTGGGCAAAGCTGGCATCGTCGAGCATACCGTCGACGGCATGGTGTACCGCCTCATCCAACTGGTTGGCGAAGGCTTCGCCAATCAGCTGGTGGGCGATCAGGTTGGCCACCGTGGTATCCAGCGGAATCAACGGTGCGCCCAGGTGGGTGATGTAGCGATCATTCACTTCCTCGACCAGACGATGGGCCAGATAAGCCTCATCCAGCAATCCCTCCAGCCCTTCGTGACCGGCCATCAGCGCAGGTGGCTGTAGAAAAAACTGCTCGGCAACCTTGAGTACCGGCTTGATCTGCGCCTCGATCCCCGCTTCCTGCGACACCTGATGAGCGGCTTGCAACAGTTCCGGCACCTGCTCGATATAGGCGCTGACAAAACGCTGCAGCACACCTTGAGTGTCTTCGTTGGGCAGGCGGATGGACGGATGCAATTGGCCCATGTGGGCCTGCATTTGGCTGGCCAGGTGACCCGTACTGGCTTCGTGCTGGTGCGCACGCTGGATCAGTGCGTGCAAAGCGGCGATGTTCATGACTACTCCTGAAATGAGGACATGGGCGAGAACCTTAGCTGGCTGAGCGCCTCGGCTAAGACCCGATTGTCATAATTATTAAACAGTTATGCGAGTCGGCTATATGCCGCACTCGCCGCCCCTGCCTATCCCGCGCCAGCCGCGGTCTCTAGCGCGTGCCTTGTAGTCTGTTGTTCATTTCGGCTTTCGCGTTGCCAGGTGCAAGTCCGTGTCTATACTCGAATTCGAAAGGCAGTACCTGATAACTCCGAATCGACTGCGGCATGGACAGTCTTCGCAGGCATTTTCACCGTGAAATGTGCGAAGAATTAGCCACTGAGCGATTCGGCGGGATAACAAGAACAATCAAGGGGAACCCGCAATGATGCGACATCCACGAGTCTGGATGGGCCTCCTGTTGTGGCTGGTATTCAGCTCGGCGCACGCCAGCTGGGGCGTCAATATGACGCCGGGTGCCACCGAGGTCAGCCGCTCAGTATTTGACTTGCACATGACGATCTTCTGGATCTGCGTCGTGATTGGCGTAATCGTGTTCGGCGCGATGTTCTGGTCGATGCTCGTCCACCGTCGCTCGACGGGCCAGGAACCTGCGCACTTCCATGAAAGCACCACGGTCGAGATCCTCTGGACGGTCGTGCCGTTGGTGATTCTGGTGCTGATGGCGATACCGGCGACCAAGACCCTGATCGATATCTACGATTCCAGCGAATCCGAGTTGGATATTCAGGTCACGGGCTATCAATGGAAATGGCATTACAAATACTTGGGTGAAGATGTCGAGTTCTTCAGCAACCTGACCACGCCCAAGGATCAGATCAACAACAAGGCTACCAAGGGTGAGCACTACCTGCTCGAGGTGGACGAGCCGTTGGTGGTACCGGTCGGCACCAAAGTGCGCTTTCTGATCACTGCCGCCGACGTGATTCACTCCTGGTGGGTGCCGGCACTTGCGGTGAAGAAGGACGCTATCCCCGGTTTTATCAACGAATCCTGGACGCGTATCGACGAGCCAGGCATCTACCGTGGCCAGTGCACTGAGTTGTGCGGCAAGGATCACGGCTTTATGCCTGTGGTGGTTGAAGTCAAGTCGAAAGAGGACTACGCCGCCTGGCTCGCCGAGCGCAAGGTTGCCGCGGCGGCCGAACGTGAGCTGACTACTAAAGAGTGGACCATGGACGAGCTGATGGCGCGTGGCGAGAAGTCCTACCAGACCAACTGCGCGTCCTGCCACCAGCCAACCGGTGAAGGCCTGCCGCCAATGTTCCCGGCACTCAAAGGCTCGGCCATCGCCAAGGGTGAGGCAAAAGGGCATATCAATATCGTGGTCAACGGCAAGCCGGGCACGTCGATGGCCGCTTTTGGCAAGCAGCTCTCGGAAGTCGATATCGCCGCGATCATCACCTACGAACGCAACGCCTGGGGCAATGCGGTAGGCGACATGGTCACGCCGAAAGACATCCTCGCGTTCAAACAGGCTCAGGAGTAAGGACATGAGTGCAGTGATCGATCCGGGCCACGCTGGCCACGGTCATGCCGGACATGACCATCACCACGGCCCGGCCAAGGGCCTGATGCGCTGGGTGTTGACCACCAATCACAAAGATATCGGCACCATGTACCTGTGGTTCAGCTTCGCCATGTTCCTGCTGGGCGGCAGCATGGCCATGGTGATTCGTGCCGAGCTGTTCCAACCCGGCCTGCAGATCGTGCAGCCGGAGTTCTTCAACCAGATGACCACCATGCATGGCCTGATCATGGTCTTCGGTGCGGTGATGCCGGCCTTCGTCGGTCTGGCCAACTGGATGATTCCGCTGATGATTGGCGCGCCGGACATGGCCCTGCCACGGATGAACAACTTCAGTTTCTGGCTGCTGCCGGCCGCCTTTGGCATGTTGGTCAGTACGCTGTTCATGGAGGGTGGCGGGCCGAACTTCGGCTGGACCTTCTATGCGCCGCTGTCGACCACTTACGCGCCGGAGTCGGTGACCTTCTTTATTTTTGCCGTGCACCTGATGGGCATCAGTTCGATCATGGGCGCGATCAACGTGGTCGCCACCATTCTCAACCTGCGCGCCCCCGGCATGACCCTGATGAAGATGCCGCTGTTCGTCTGGACCTGGCTGATCACCGCATTCCTGTTGATCGCGGTGATGCCGGTTCTGGCCGGTTGCGTGACCATGATGCTGATGGACATCCACTTCGGCACCAGCTTCTTTAGCGCTGCAGGTGGCGGTGACCCAGTGCTGTTCCAGCACGTGTTCTGGTTCTTCGGTCATCCCGAGGTGTACATCATGATCCTGCCGGCCTTCGGCGCGGTCAGCTCGATCATTCCTGCCTTCGCCCGCAAGCCCTTGTTTGGCTACACCTCGATGGTCTATGCGACGGCGAGCATCGCCTTTCTGTCGTTTATCGTCTGGGCGCACCACATGTTCACCGTCGGCATTCCGCTGACCGGCGAATTGTTCTTTATGTACGCCACCATGCTGATTGCCGTGCCGACTGGGGTGAAGGTGTTCAACTGGGCCAGCACCATGTGGCGCGGTTCGATGACCTTTGAGACACCGATGCTGTTCTCGGTGGCCTTCGTCATCCTGTTCACCATCGGCGGTTTCTCCGGCCTGATGCTGGCCATTGCCCCGGCGGACTTCCAGTACCACGACACCTACTTCGTGGTGGCGCACTTCCATTACGTGCTGGTGCCCGGAGCGATCTTCGGCATCTTTGCCTCAGCCTATTACTGGCTGCCTAAGTGGACCGGGCACATGTATGACGAGACCCTCGGCAAGCTGCATTTCTGGATGAGTTTCGTCGGTATGAACCTGGCGTTCTTCCCGATGCACTTTGTCGGCCTGGCCGGCATGCCGCGGCGCATTCCGGACTACAACATGATGTTCGCCAACTTCAACATGGTGTCGAGCATTGGCGCCTTTATGTTCGGTGCCACCCAGTTGCTGTTCCTGTTTATCGTCATCAAGTGCATTCGTGGCGGCAAGCCCGCCGCAGCCAAGCCTTGGGATGGTGCCGAAGGGTTGGAGTGGACGGTGCCGTCGCCTGCGCCCTATCACACCTTCACTACGCCGCCTGAAGTGAAATAGGGAGCCGACCGATGAGTGAAGCCCTGTCGACCCGCCGTCTGGTTATCCGCCTTTTACTGGTGGTGGTCGGCATGTTCGGCTTCGGCTTTGCTCTGGTGCCGATCTATGACGTGATGTGCCAGGCCTTTGGTATCAACGGCAAAACCGCCGGGGCCTATGAGGCCGGGTTGCAAAGCACCGATGAGTCGCGCCAGGTGCGGGTGCAGTTTCTCGCCACCAATGCCGCTGAGATGGTCTGGGAGTTCGGTCCTCAGGCCGACGAGCTTCTGGTGCATCCGGGCGAAAGCACGCAGATGCTGTTTGTCGCCTACAACCCCACGGATAAGCCGATGACCGCCCAGGCAATTCCCAGCGTGGCGCCGTCCAAAGCCGCTGCCTACTTTCACAAGACCGAGTGTTTTTGCTTTACCCAGCAGGTACTGCAACCCGGTGAGCGTATCGAAATGCCGGTGCGCTTTATCGTCGATAGAGACTTACCAGCAGATGTTCGCCACCTGACCCTGGCCTACACCTTGTTTGATATCACCGTGCGCAAACCGCCGGTGGCACAAGCGACGGCTCCATAAGGAGAACAATAAATGTCGAGTCACGAAACTCACGAAAGCTATTACGTCCCGGCCCAGAGCAAGTGGCCGATCATCGCCACCCTGGGCATGCTGTTTTCGGTGTACGGTGTAGGCACCTGGTTTAACGATATGAAGGCCGATCGCGCCGACTCCAACGGCCCGCTGATCTTCTTTATCGGTGGGTTGTTTCTCGCCTATATGCTGTTCGGCTGGTTCGGCAATGTGATCAAGGAAAGCCGCTCCGGCATGTACAGCCCGCAGATGGATCGCTCATTCCGCTGGGGCATGAGCTGGTTCATCTTCTCCGAGGTGATGTTCTTCGCCGCGTTCTTCGGTGTGTTGTTCTACGTGCGCACCTGGGCCGGTCCCTGGCTCGGTGGGGAAGGCGACAAGGGCATCGCCAACATGCTTTGGCCGGGCTTCGAGTACAGCTGGCCGTTGCTCAACACGCCTGATCCGAAGCTCTACCCGGCACCCAGTGGCACCATCAGCGCCTGGGGTCTGCCGCTGATCAATACCATTCTGCTGGTCACTTCCAGCTTCACCCTGACCTTTGCCCACCACGCGTTGCGCAAGAACCACCGCAAACCGCTGGCTCTGTGGCTGGCACTGACAGTGATTCTCGGCATCGCCTTTCTGGTACTGCAGGTCGAGGAGTACATCCATGCCTACACCGAACTGGGCCTGACTCTTGGCTCGGGCATCTACGGCGCAACCTTCTTTATGCTCACTGGCTTTCACGGTGCCCACGTGACCCTGGGGGCGCTGATGCTGAGCATCATGCTGATTCGGGTGATCCGTGGTCATTTCAGCCCCGAGCAGCACTTCGGCTTCGAGGCGGCGGCCTGGTATTGGCACTTTGTGGATGTGGTTTGGATTGGTCTGTTTGTCTTCGTTTATGTGCTGTGACGCGGTTACCAGGTGACATGTGTGACCAGTTGGCCGCTGTAGAAGCCCCAGGCAATAAGGGCAACGGTCAGCGCGGTAAGGGTCACGCGCACAGTCAGCGCGTTGACCACCCGTGAGGTGCGGCCTTCGTCCTTGACCAGAAAAAACAGACCACTGAACAGGCTGACCAGAGTAGCCAGTAGTAACAGGACGATCGCGGCTTTGAGCATGCGTGACTCCCAAGCGGAACTTCGGGGGAAGGGAAATGCGCTTCAGCTGCAGTATAGCCAGCTTGTTCAGGGCTCCAGGGAGGTTGCTATGAGCGCCTTCCGTCCTGGCTGGCTGCCCTGCGTACTGGTGTTGCTGCTATTTCCCTGTCTGATCGCCCTGGGTTTCTGGCAGCTGGCGCGGGCCGAAGAAAAGCGCCAACTGCTGGCCGCACACCAGGCCCAGCAACTGGCCGCACCGATCAGCATCGATGAACTGGAGCGCCAGCCCAATCCGGCGTACCAGCGCGTGCAGCTGCAGGGCTTCTTCGATGCACGGCATACCTTGCTGCTGGACAACCGCACCCGCGACGGCAAGGTCGGCGTTGAAGTGCTGCAACCCTTCTATGACCAAACCAGCGGTCTCTGGCTGCTGCTCAATCGCGGCTGGCTGCCTTGGCCGGACCGGCGCATCAGCCCAACCTTCGCTACCCCGGATACCCCGCTGCGTCT
Encoded here:
- the coxB gene encoding cytochrome c oxidase subunit II — its product is MMRHPRVWMGLLLWLVFSSAHASWGVNMTPGATEVSRSVFDLHMTIFWICVVIGVIVFGAMFWSMLVHRRSTGQEPAHFHESTTVEILWTVVPLVILVLMAIPATKTLIDIYDSSESELDIQVTGYQWKWHYKYLGEDVEFFSNLTTPKDQINNKATKGEHYLLEVDEPLVVPVGTKVRFLITAADVIHSWWVPALAVKKDAIPGFINESWTRIDEPGIYRGQCTELCGKDHGFMPVVVEVKSKEDYAAWLAERKVAAAAERELTTKEWTMDELMARGEKSYQTNCASCHQPTGEGLPPMFPALKGSAIAKGEAKGHINIVVNGKPGTSMAAFGKQLSEVDIAAIITYERNAWGNAVGDMVTPKDILAFKQAQE
- a CDS encoding carbonic anhydrase → MPYKHQLIPLQGRTGTESAEEALQTIVDGFKRFRSEIFPQQEELFKKLATAQNPRAMFITCADSRVVPELITQSSPGDLFVNRNVGNVVPAYGQMMGGVSTAIEYAVLALGVQHIIVCGHSDCGAMKAVLAPETLESMPTVKAWLRHSEVALKVVEANCGCEGHDRLGILTEENVVAQLNHLCRHPSVAARVASGQLFIHGWVYDIETSEIKAYDAEKGEFRLIGDGPLPMATPRARYLPSS
- a CDS encoding cytochrome c oxidase subunit 3 translates to MSSHETHESYYVPAQSKWPIIATLGMLFSVYGVGTWFNDMKADRADSNGPLIFFIGGLFLAYMLFGWFGNVIKESRSGMYSPQMDRSFRWGMSWFIFSEVMFFAAFFGVLFYVRTWAGPWLGGEGDKGIANMLWPGFEYSWPLLNTPDPKLYPAPSGTISAWGLPLINTILLVTSSFTLTFAHHALRKNHRKPLALWLALTVILGIAFLVLQVEEYIHAYTELGLTLGSGIYGATFFMLTGFHGAHVTLGALMLSIMLIRVIRGHFSPEQHFGFEAAAWYWHFVDVVWIGLFVFVYVL
- a CDS encoding twin transmembrane helix small protein; translation: MLKAAIVLLLLATLVSLFSGLFFLVKDEGRTSRVVNALTVRVTLTALTVALIAWGFYSGQLVTHVTW
- a CDS encoding cytochrome c oxidase assembly protein — its product is MSEALSTRRLVIRLLLVVVGMFGFGFALVPIYDVMCQAFGINGKTAGAYEAGLQSTDESRQVRVQFLATNAAEMVWEFGPQADELLVHPGESTQMLFVAYNPTDKPMTAQAIPSVAPSKAAAYFHKTECFCFTQQVLQPGERIEMPVRFIVDRDLPADVRHLTLAYTLFDITVRKPPVAQATAP
- the ctaD gene encoding cytochrome c oxidase subunit I, yielding MSAVIDPGHAGHGHAGHDHHHGPAKGLMRWVLTTNHKDIGTMYLWFSFAMFLLGGSMAMVIRAELFQPGLQIVQPEFFNQMTTMHGLIMVFGAVMPAFVGLANWMIPLMIGAPDMALPRMNNFSFWLLPAAFGMLVSTLFMEGGGPNFGWTFYAPLSTTYAPESVTFFIFAVHLMGISSIMGAINVVATILNLRAPGMTLMKMPLFVWTWLITAFLLIAVMPVLAGCVTMMLMDIHFGTSFFSAAGGGDPVLFQHVFWFFGHPEVYIMILPAFGAVSSIIPAFARKPLFGYTSMVYATASIAFLSFIVWAHHMFTVGIPLTGELFFMYATMLIAVPTGVKVFNWASTMWRGSMTFETPMLFSVAFVILFTIGGFSGLMLAIAPADFQYHDTYFVVAHFHYVLVPGAIFGIFASAYYWLPKWTGHMYDETLGKLHFWMSFVGMNLAFFPMHFVGLAGMPRRIPDYNMMFANFNMVSSIGAFMFGATQLLFLFIVIKCIRGGKPAAAKPWDGAEGLEWTVPSPAPYHTFTTPPEVK
- a CDS encoding PA0069 family radical SAM protein, with product MSVSLPPRGRGTASNPHNRFASQRIIATDDGWLQEVPPSRATEVRSETAKSIITRNQSPDLPFDRSLNPYRGCEHGCIYCYARPSHAYWDLSAGLDFETKLIAKTNAVALLEQQLSKPGYVCAPINLGSNTDPYQPIERQHLLTRNSLKVLLDYRHPVTIVTKGALILRDLDLLTELAQQRLVAVMISLTTLDDELKRIMEPRAAAPAARLRAIRVLRDKRIPVGVLCSPMIPMINDMELEHLLTAAKEAGAQSANYMLLRLPREVAPLFEEWLQAHYPQRAEHVLSLIRQSRGGALYDSRFGQRFRGEGAFAELLAQRFAQASKRLGLNRREAFNLDCTRFCPPGGQLALL
- a CDS encoding GFA family protein — protein: MSAFHQGGCHCGAMRYQFAAPLQDIAHCHCSICRRSTGGIVTTWITVPLASFRWLAGMPREYSSSSSCTRYFCGQCGAHLALFTQLSPETLDVTVATLDAPEQAPADRHIWVQSRLPWLHLDPQLPEEYQELMD
- a CDS encoding SURF1 family protein, which translates into the protein MSAFRPGWLPCVLVLLLFPCLIALGFWQLARAEEKRQLLAAHQAQQLAAPISIDELERQPNPAYQRVQLQGFFDARHTLLLDNRTRDGKVGVEVLQPFYDQTSGLWLLLNRGWLPWPDRRISPTFATPDTPLRLQATVYVPLGETFQLQGAQPTAGWPQVVSEVKPDALWQQLGRGGLNYEVRIEPGPASFQIDWPVIAMSPDKHLGYAVQWFALAAALLCLFIYLGLSNARETRHEPSHRSA
- a CDS encoding IS630 family transposase yields the protein MARPAAPFFLSPSDADMLQGWLRMGSLPQSIGQRARILLLLANGLTPKEISVQLQVSAPVVFKWRKRYQETGLEGLSDLRRSGAPRKLNEAKIKEILTLTTQRVPREATHWSLRLMAKYAGVSIWQVAQVWAAADLKPHRLKTFKISNDPHFADKVVDVVGLYLNPPDNALVLSVDEKTQIQALDRTQPMLPLKPGQIERRTHDYKRHGTASLYAAFDILTGKVIGRITQRHRAKEFLEFLRQIDRSTPAELDLHVILDNSSTHKTAAVREWLEKHPRFKLHFTPTSASWLNAVEGWFAQLERRALYRDAFSSVADLRAAIRRFIEAHNEHSAKPFRWSKTAESIISSVHRAKLAVIRNELLD